One window of the Peptacetobacter hiranonis genome contains the following:
- a CDS encoding 4Fe-4S dicluster domain-containing protein produces the protein MLQFETQLKKLKHEVLVEVVKLARENNITKKELDKIPYKIIQGDKARYRCCVYKEREVVAERARIALDLNPNGENKKVNTEKINIKDGEQIIYVLEAACDSCPINDFTVTDLCRGCLAHRCKESCKFGAISYINGRAYIDQDKCKSCGACKKACQYDAISEMIRPCKSVCPTGALDINKDTSKAIIHEEKCVNCGACMSACPFGAISDRSLIAPVARLLEKKEKNIYAIVAPAITGQVPAIITYGQVKNAIKSLGFKDMYEAACGADAVTVHEANEFVERMEDGASIMTNSCCPGFVSYIDIMFPDMADKISHTVSPMIATGRYIKNMDPDSVVVFIGPCTAKKKEAFRKDVAGAIDYVLTFEELMALFEGFDIHLAKCQNEDTDGASIFGRGFGAAGGLTKAIENYIADKGVDVDFKPVKVSGGKEAKKVLTLSKVNKAGGNFIEGMMCEGGCINGAGKFISMPKAKPAFDKKNSQSSIKTVLSNEVLEEYEDIDLERNL, from the coding sequence ATGCTTCAATTTGAAACGCAATTAAAAAAACTTAAACATGAGGTATTAGTAGAAGTAGTAAAACTAGCGAGAGAAAACAACATAACAAAGAAGGAATTAGATAAAATACCTTATAAAATAATCCAGGGGGATAAGGCTAGATACAGATGTTGTGTATATAAGGAAAGAGAAGTTGTAGCTGAAAGAGCTAGAATCGCATTAGACTTAAATCCAAATGGTGAAAATAAAAAAGTAAATACAGAAAAAATAAACATAAAAGATGGGGAACAGATAATTTACGTATTAGAAGCAGCTTGCGATAGCTGTCCGATAAATGATTTTACAGTAACTGATTTATGTAGAGGTTGTCTTGCTCATAGATGTAAAGAATCTTGTAAGTTTGGAGCGATATCATATATAAATGGTAGAGCATATATAGATCAGGATAAATGTAAATCTTGTGGAGCTTGTAAAAAAGCATGTCAGTACGATGCAATTTCTGAAATGATTAGACCTTGTAAGTCAGTATGTCCTACAGGGGCACTTGATATAAATAAAGATACTTCAAAAGCGATAATACATGAAGAAAAATGTGTAAACTGTGGTGCATGTATGTCAGCATGTCCATTTGGAGCTATATCAGATAGAAGCCTTATAGCACCAGTAGCAAGACTATTAGAAAAGAAAGAAAAAAATATATATGCTATAGTTGCACCAGCTATAACAGGTCAGGTGCCAGCTATAATAACTTATGGTCAGGTAAAAAATGCTATAAAATCACTAGGTTTTAAAGATATGTACGAAGCTGCCTGTGGAGCAGATGCTGTTACGGTTCATGAAGCAAATGAATTTGTTGAAAGAATGGAAGATGGTGCGAGTATAATGACAAACTCATGTTGTCCAGGATTTGTATCATATATAGATATAATGTTCCCAGATATGGCTGATAAAATATCTCATACAGTATCACCTATGATAGCAACAGGAAGATACATAAAAAATATGGATCCAGATTCTGTAGTAGTATTTATAGGGCCATGTACAGCTAAGAAAAAAGAAGCTTTTAGAAAAGATGTAGCTGGTGCTATTGATTATGTACTTACATTTGAAGAATTAATGGCTTTATTTGAAGGATTTGATATACACCTAGCAAAATGTCAGAATGAGGATACAGATGGTGCATCTATATTCGGTAGAGGGTTTGGTGCAGCAGGAGGTCTTACAAAAGCTATAGAAAACTATATAGCAGATAAAGGTGTCGATGTAGACTTTAAACCTGTTAAAGTATCTGGTGGAAAAGAAGCTAAGAAAGTATTAACGCTTTCTAAGGTTAATAAAGCTGGAGGAAACTTTATAGAAGGAATGATGTGTGAAGGCGGATGTATAAATGGTGCAGGTAAATTCATATCTATGCCAAAAGCAAAACCAGCATTTGATAAAAAGAATTCACAGTCTAGTATTAAAACAGTATTGTCTAATGAAGTATTAGAAGAATACGAAGATATAGATTTAGAAAGAAATTTATAG
- a CDS encoding MATE family efflux transporter translates to MATENNQNELETGSVGKLLFKLAAPAIVAQLVNVLYNIVDRMFIGRMANGGVAMAGVGLSFPIITLISAFAALIGMGGGPLAAIKMGEKDNDGAEKIMGNAVAALAVLAILITCIFQVYKEPILWMFGASNNTISYAVDYIQIYLSGTIFVMIALGLNPFITTQGFAKTGMITVAIGAVLNIVLDPILIFGLGMGVKGAALATIISQGISAIWVLVFLAGKKTILRIRMKNVRINPKIVGGMMALGVSPFIMQSTESLVLISLNTKLQMYGGDIAVAAMTVMSSIMQMITLPILGITQGAQPITSYNYGAKNFDRVRKSFKLCLISCLAFTLVATSACLMFPAFFVKIFNSDPQLIEFTSWAMRIYFVGMLVFGIQIACQQTFLALGKAKISLILAMLRKIILLIPLIFILPTFMEDKLFAVLLAEPIADILAVTSTAICFYNFYKKNLSECKAK, encoded by the coding sequence ATGGCGACTGAAAACAATCAGAATGAATTAGAAACCGGCAGTGTCGGTAAATTGTTATTTAAATTGGCTGCTCCTGCCATAGTTGCACAGCTTGTAAATGTTCTATACAACATAGTAGATAGAATGTTTATAGGAAGAATGGCAAATGGTGGCGTTGCAATGGCTGGGGTAGGACTTTCATTCCCAATTATAACATTAATAAGTGCATTTGCAGCGCTTATAGGTATGGGTGGTGGACCACTTGCAGCTATAAAAATGGGAGAAAAGGACAACGATGGAGCTGAAAAAATAATGGGTAATGCTGTTGCTGCATTAGCTGTTTTAGCTATTTTAATTACTTGTATATTCCAGGTTTATAAAGAGCCTATATTATGGATGTTTGGAGCAAGTAATAACACAATATCTTATGCAGTTGACTACATACAAATATATTTATCAGGAACTATATTTGTTATGATAGCACTTGGATTAAACCCATTTATAACAACTCAAGGATTCGCAAAAACAGGTATGATAACTGTGGCAATAGGAGCTGTTCTTAATATAGTACTAGATCCAATATTAATATTTGGACTTGGTATGGGAGTAAAAGGGGCAGCACTAGCTACTATAATATCTCAGGGAATATCAGCAATATGGGTATTAGTATTCCTTGCTGGTAAAAAAACTATCCTTAGAATAAGAATGAAAAACGTTAGAATAAATCCTAAGATAGTAGGTGGAATGATGGCATTAGGTGTATCTCCATTTATAATGCAGTCTACAGAAAGTTTAGTTTTAATTTCTTTAAATACAAAACTACAGATGTACGGTGGAGATATAGCAGTAGCAGCTATGACAGTTATGAGTAGTATAATGCAGATGATAACACTACCAATACTTGGAATAACTCAGGGAGCACAGCCAATAACATCATATAACTATGGTGCTAAAAACTTTGATAGGGTTAGAAAATCATTTAAACTTTGTCTAATAAGTTGTTTAGCATTTACACTAGTTGCGACATCAGCTTGTTTAATGTTCCCAGCATTCTTTGTAAAAATATTCAACTCAGATCCACAGTTAATAGAATTTACAAGTTGGGCTATGAGAATATACTTTGTAGGAATGTTAGTGTTTGGTATTCAGATAGCGTGTCAGCAGACTTTCTTAGCACTTGGAAAAGCAAAAATATCATTAATATTGGCTATGCTTAGAAAAATAATACTTTTAATACCATTAATATTTATACTACCTACATTTATGGAAGATAAATTATTTGCGGTACTATTAGCAGAACCAATAGCGGATATACTTGCAGTTACATCTACAGCTATATGTTTCTATAATTTCTATAAAAAGAATTTAAGTGAATGTAAAGCTAAGTAA
- the dinB gene encoding DNA polymerase IV: MKKRKIIHIDMDAFYASIEQRDNPSLKGKPLVVGGSPHGRGVVSTCSYEARKYGIHSAMPCKEAYIRCPYAVFVRPRFYVYKEVSNQIRNIFHRYTDLVEPLSLDEAFLDVTENKKKIKSATIIAKLIKEDIKRETGLTASAGVSYNKFVAKLASDYQKPNGLTVITEDNVQEFLDTLPVKKFFGVGKVTERVLKNNGINTGYDLRNTSLEKLEKIFKNRGLELYNFARGIDNRPVNPTRIRKSIGAETTLIENKNIDDAETVMILDELCEEVAERMAKEDKVAKTITLKIKFEDFKTITRSLSVNDYIRNYDDIRFYAAELLTHV, from the coding sequence ATGAAAAAAAGAAAAATTATTCATATAGATATGGATGCATTTTACGCCTCTATAGAGCAAAGAGATAACCCTTCTCTTAAAGGAAAGCCACTTGTAGTTGGAGGTTCTCCTCATGGTAGAGGAGTGGTTTCGACGTGCTCCTATGAAGCTAGAAAATATGGAATTCATTCTGCTATGCCATGTAAAGAAGCGTATATCAGGTGTCCTTATGCAGTGTTTGTAAGACCAAGATTTTATGTGTACAAGGAAGTATCAAATCAAATAAGAAATATATTTCATAGATATACTGATTTAGTAGAGCCATTGTCTTTAGATGAGGCGTTTTTAGATGTAACTGAAAATAAGAAAAAAATAAAAAGTGCAACAATAATAGCAAAATTGATAAAAGAAGATATAAAAAGAGAAACTGGGCTTACCGCATCTGCTGGTGTATCGTACAATAAATTTGTTGCAAAATTAGCATCGGATTATCAAAAGCCAAATGGATTAACTGTTATAACAGAGGACAATGTACAAGAGTTTTTGGATACACTTCCAGTTAAAAAATTCTTTGGAGTTGGAAAGGTAACAGAAAGAGTTCTAAAAAATAATGGTATAAATACAGGATACGATTTGAGAAATACTAGTCTAGAAAAATTAGAAAAAATATTCAAAAATAGAGGATTAGAGTTATACAATTTTGCTAGGGGAATAGACAATAGACCAGTAAATCCTACAAGAATAAGAAAATCTATAGGTGCAGAAACTACTCTTATAGAAAATAAGAACATAGATGATGCAGAAACTGTTATGATTTTAGATGAGCTTTGTGAAGAAGTTGCGGAAAGAATGGCAAAAGAGGATAAGGTAGCAAAAACAATAACTCTAAAGATAAAATTTGAAGATTTTAAAACTATAACAAGGAGTCTTAGTGTAAATGATTATATAAGAAATTATGATGATATTAGATTTTATGCGGCTGAGTTATTGACACATGTTTAG
- a CDS encoding NfeD family protein: MLLGINIKLVWLAVAVIFGIGEMFTAGLTLIWFSFGALATMFLTTYIESIPMQVVIFGVSSSIMLFIATKLMVKKDESYISNTNIDALIGKYAIVEKDVSNIAYGIVNLEGEKWTAVSEKEVTYKKGEKVKVVRIDGVKLVVTK; the protein is encoded by the coding sequence ATGCTTTTAGGAATAAATATAAAGCTAGTTTGGTTAGCGGTTGCCGTTATATTTGGAATAGGAGAGATGTTTACAGCGGGACTTACATTAATCTGGTTTAGTTTTGGAGCATTAGCCACTATGTTTTTAACTACTTATATTGAAAGTATTCCTATGCAGGTAGTAATATTTGGAGTTAGTTCAAGTATAATGCTTTTTATAGCTACAAAATTAATGGTAAAAAAAGACGAAAGCTATATTTCTAATACTAATATAGATGCCCTTATTGGAAAATATGCTATTGTGGAAAAAGATGTATCAAATATTGCATATGGGATAGTAAATTTAGAAGGGGAAAAATGGACAGCTGTGTCTGAAAAAGAAGTAACTTATAAAAAGGGTGAAAAAGTAAAAGTAGTTAGAATAGATGGTGTTAAGTTAGTTGTAACTAAGTAG
- a CDS encoding SPFH domain-containing protein produces the protein MTGVVKTIINLVLIVAVVLIALSCVKVIKQSKVGIIMRLGKFRKEAKTGVHFLVPFIDRMAYIIDLRELVVDFPPQPVITKDNVTMQIDTVVYYKVTDPVKYVFEIANPISAIENLTATTLRNIIGELDLDETLTSRDIINAKMRTILDEATDKWGIKVNRVELKNIMPPHDIQVAMEKQMRAERERREAILQAEGNKSASILQAEGEKQSAILRAEAKKEAMIREAEGKKQSAILVAEGEAEAIRETAIARATGEAEMIRRSQEATAEGLALVFKAMKEADIDDNMLALKSMEALEKLGQSESAKLVLPSDTVGLLGTFKGIKEVMEDAKEN, from the coding sequence ATGACAGGAGTAGTAAAAACGATAATAAATTTAGTACTAATTGTAGCTGTTGTACTTATAGCTCTTTCTTGTGTAAAGGTTATAAAACAGTCAAAAGTCGGTATTATAATGAGACTTGGAAAATTTAGAAAAGAAGCTAAAACAGGAGTTCACTTCTTAGTACCATTTATAGATAGAATGGCGTATATTATAGACCTTAGAGAATTAGTTGTTGATTTCCCACCACAGCCAGTTATCACAAAGGACAATGTTACTATGCAGATAGATACAGTAGTTTATTATAAGGTAACTGATCCGGTTAAGTATGTATTCGAAATAGCTAATCCTATATCAGCTATAGAAAATTTAACAGCTACTACTTTAAGAAATATAATAGGTGAATTAGACCTTGATGAAACTCTTACTTCAAGAGATATAATCAATGCTAAGATGAGAACTATATTAGATGAAGCTACTGATAAATGGGGTATAAAAGTAAATCGAGTAGAACTTAAAAATATAATGCCTCCTCATGATATACAGGTTGCAATGGAAAAACAGATGAGAGCTGAACGTGAAAGAAGAGAAGCAATACTTCAGGCAGAAGGTAATAAATCTGCATCTATCCTTCAGGCAGAAGGTGAAAAACAGTCAGCTATACTTAGAGCAGAAGCTAAGAAAGAAGCTATGATAAGAGAAGCAGAAGGTAAGAAACAGTCAGCTATATTAGTAGCAGAAGGGGAAGCAGAAGCTATAAGAGAAACTGCAATAGCTAGAGCAACTGGAGAAGCTGAAATGATAAGAAGAAGTCAGGAAGCTACAGCAGAAGGTTTAGCTTTAGTATTTAAAGCTATGAAAGAAGCCGATATAGATGACAATATGCTTGCATTAAAATCTATGGAAGCCCTAGAAAAATTAGGTCAGAGTGAATCAGCTAAACTTGTTCTTCCATCAGATACTGTTGGATTATTAGGTACATTTAAAGGTATAAAAGAAGTAATGGAAGATGCAAAAGAAAATTAG
- a CDS encoding bifunctional ADP-dependent NAD(P)H-hydrate dehydratase/NAD(P)H-hydrate epimerase, producing MLVGTSNLTKNMDNACVTELEIPLIVMMENAVNSAIKNLDIDENNSYTLVCGVGNNGGDGLGIARKLSVIGKKVEVFLVGKKEKLTECSLINFKILENMGVNLRFLDDKNRIDLEEALKNSDACVDAIFGTGLKRDVGGIFAEAIDLINRFSKKTYAIDISSGLDSDIGEIRGIAVKAYKTISFEFYKRGFLNYRSDEYTGEIVVEEIGVPKFIKDKFHNGEFIMDKSEIARFINKKDKNAHKGNFGRVSIVAGSRGFYGAAKIATESAVKTGSGLVTLISDEDVQEKLCTVFTEAMTVNYSEEERVKKLIENSNAIGIGPGMGDNKTTLNILEEILKIVKCPVIIDADGINSLKNNKDILKNSNVETLITPHPAELSRITGFSMEYINENRIDAAKEAARNLKSIVLLKGNRTVITDGYTTYINMTGNSAMANGGMGDCLTGIITSLAGQRMNLFEAAVVGAYLHGYIGDKIAEEKYTVNATDIIEKIPYIMKEFEIL from the coding sequence ATGTTAGTAGGAACTTCTAATCTTACTAAAAATATGGATAATGCGTGTGTAACAGAGCTTGAAATTCCATTAATTGTAATGATGGAAAATGCTGTAAATTCAGCGATTAAAAATTTAGATATAGATGAAAATAACTCTTATACGCTTGTATGTGGAGTTGGGAATAATGGTGGAGATGGACTTGGAATAGCTAGAAAACTTTCTGTAATAGGAAAGAAAGTAGAAGTATTTTTGGTTGGAAAAAAAGAAAAATTGACTGAGTGCTCTTTAATTAATTTTAAAATTCTTGAGAATATGGGTGTAAATCTTAGATTTTTAGATGATAAAAATAGGATAGATCTAGAAGAAGCTTTAAAAAATTCAGATGCTTGTGTAGATGCTATATTTGGAACTGGTTTAAAGAGAGATGTTGGAGGAATTTTTGCAGAGGCTATAGATTTAATTAATAGATTTTCTAAAAAAACATATGCTATAGATATATCATCTGGATTAGATAGCGATATAGGTGAAATAAGAGGCATTGCTGTAAAAGCATATAAAACTATAAGTTTCGAATTTTATAAAAGGGGATTTTTAAACTATAGGTCAGATGAATATACAGGAGAGATTGTTGTAGAAGAAATAGGAGTACCTAAATTTATAAAAGATAAATTTCATAATGGTGAATTTATAATGGATAAAAGTGAAATTGCAAGATTTATAAATAAAAAGGATAAAAACGCACATAAAGGAAATTTTGGAAGAGTTAGCATAGTGGCAGGAAGTAGAGGTTTTTATGGAGCAGCCAAGATTGCGACTGAATCAGCAGTAAAAACTGGAAGTGGACTGGTTACTCTTATAAGTGATGAAGATGTTCAAGAAAAACTATGCACAGTTTTTACGGAGGCTATGACAGTAAACTATTCTGAAGAGGAACGAGTGAAAAAGCTTATTGAAAATAGTAATGCTATAGGAATTGGTCCTGGTATGGGAGATAATAAAACAACTTTAAATATATTAGAGGAGATTTTAAAAATAGTAAAATGTCCTGTGATTATAGATGCAGATGGAATAAACAGCTTAAAAAACAATAAAGATATTTTAAAAAATAGTAATGTTGAGACTTTAATCACTCCACATCCAGCAGAATTATCAAGAATAACAGGATTTTCTATGGAGTATATAAATGAAAATAGGATAGATGCAGCTAAGGAAGCAGCTAGAAACCTTAAATCAATAGTACTTTTAAAAGGAAATAGAACAGTTATAACAGATGGATATACTACATATATAAATATGACTGGAAATAGTGCCATGGCAAATGGTGGAATGGGAGATTGCCTAACAGGTATAATAACATCGTTAGCAGGACAAAGAATGAATTTATTTGAAGCAGCTGTAGTAGGTGCTTATTTACATGGATATATCGGTGACAAAATAGCTGAAGAAAAATACACTGTTAATGCTACTGATATTATAGAAAAAATTCCGTATATAATGAAAGAATTTGAAATATTGTAA
- a CDS encoding anti-sigma factor domain-containing protein: MLYKGIIIEIKDEYSIVVTNESEFLRIKNKEGMNVGDKIYFLEEDLYNADESSIVDTEKEENQEKSNVIDFNEKKERNKKKMSTVYKRLVTVAATIAIIVGTVIYTSSPKSYATVSFDENGSSLELNLDKNKKVNSASLINGNLNISDDDDFAVVLDQLYKQIKQDSKNNKNGRVLVALCFEGADDIAYEKEIKKLISQKFKGLNIMYIRVAKNKIQQNKNTEISMGEYAAMQMIEEDDIEGMTIDKLNQMLKDGKYAYLREEILDELEDRSEGYEDDDDDDIDEIEDYYKNKARSNNSKNNNSVNDYKDDDNDREEIKEKDSSRNNTDDDDDSDDNDYNSENNDDDEEDDD; the protein is encoded by the coding sequence ATGCTATATAAAGGAATTATTATAGAGATTAAGGACGAATATTCGATAGTTGTTACCAACGAATCAGAATTTTTAAGAATAAAAAATAAAGAAGGAATGAATGTCGGTGACAAGATATATTTCTTAGAAGAAGATTTATATAATGCTGATGAAAGTAGTATTGTAGATACTGAAAAGGAAGAAAATCAGGAAAAATCTAATGTTATAGATTTCAATGAAAAAAAGGAAAGAAATAAAAAGAAGATGAGTACAGTTTATAAAAGATTGGTAACAGTAGCTGCAACAATAGCTATTATTGTGGGGACTGTGATATATACATCATCTCCTAAGTCTTATGCTACTGTATCATTTGATGAAAATGGAAGTAGTTTAGAGCTAAATCTTGATAAAAATAAAAAAGTAAATTCTGCATCATTAATAAACGGAAACTTGAATATATCAGATGATGACGACTTTGCTGTAGTCTTAGATCAGCTTTATAAACAGATAAAACAAGATTCTAAAAATAATAAAAATGGAAGAGTATTGGTAGCACTTTGTTTTGAAGGTGCTGACGATATAGCTTACGAAAAAGAAATAAAAAAATTGATAAGCCAGAAGTTTAAAGGTTTAAATATTATGTATATAAGAGTAGCTAAAAATAAGATACAGCAGAATAAAAATACTGAAATTTCAATGGGTGAATATGCAGCGATGCAGATGATAGAAGAGGACGATATTGAAGGTATGACAATAGATAAGCTTAACCAAATGTTAAAAGACGGTAAATATGCTTATTTGAGAGAGGAGATACTAGATGAGCTAGAGGATAGAAGCGAAGGTTATGAAGATGATGACGATGATGATATAGACGAGATAGAGGACTATTATAAAAATAAAGCACGCTCAAATAACAGTAAAAACAATAATTCTGTAAATGATTATAAAGATGACGACAACGATAGAGAAGAGATAAAAGAAAAAGATTCAAGTAGAAATAACACTGATGATGACGATGATAGTGACGATAATGATTATAATAGCGAGAATAATGATGACGATGAAGAAGATGATGATTAA
- a CDS encoding DUF1846 domain-containing protein → MKIGFDHEKYLKEQSKYILERVNNFDKLYLEFGGKLIADLHAKRVLPGFDENAKIKVLSYMKDSVEVVICVYAGDIERNKVRGDFGTTYDMEVLRLIDDLRSYDLDVNSVVITRYEGQPATTVFINKLEKRGIKVYKHAPTKGYPSDVDTIVSEEGFGANPYIETTKPIVVMTAPGPNSGKLGTCLSQLYHENKRGNEVGYSKFETFPVWNVPLKHPLNIAYEAATVDLKDVNMIDSFHLEKYGEMAVNYNRDLELFPVLKKIIEKITGKESMFQSPTDMGVNRVGFGIVDDDVVKEASIQEIIRRYFNTACDYKKGQVDKAALQRMKFIMEELDLKPEDRKVVNPAREYSSVLKEKCEDKNDMCPVMAIELEDGTILTGRGSDLMNASAALILNAIKYLGNIPDEMHLISRTILDPIVELKSQILSSKNNSLSCQEVLEALSICAVTNPSAAYALGKISELKGCQAHSTVMMTKDDEQTLKKIGIDVTCDPEFASQNLYYI, encoded by the coding sequence ATGAAAATTGGTTTTGATCATGAGAAATATTTAAAGGAACAATCAAAATATATATTAGAGAGAGTAAATAATTTTGATAAATTATATCTTGAATTTGGTGGAAAGTTAATAGCGGATTTACATGCGAAGAGAGTTCTTCCAGGATTCGACGAAAATGCTAAAATAAAAGTTTTAAGCTATATGAAAGATTCTGTGGAAGTAGTTATATGTGTGTATGCTGGTGATATAGAAAGAAATAAAGTAAGAGGTGACTTCGGTACTACTTATGATATGGAAGTTCTTAGATTAATAGATGATTTAAGATCTTACGACTTAGATGTAAACAGTGTTGTAATAACTAGATACGAAGGACAGCCAGCAACTACAGTATTTATAAATAAATTAGAAAAAAGAGGAATAAAAGTATATAAACATGCACCTACAAAGGGATACCCTTCTGATGTAGATACTATAGTAAGTGAAGAAGGATTTGGAGCTAATCCATACATAGAAACTACAAAACCTATAGTAGTTATGACTGCTCCAGGACCAAACAGTGGTAAATTAGGAACTTGTTTAAGTCAGTTATATCATGAAAATAAAAGAGGAAATGAAGTTGGATATTCAAAATTTGAAACATTCCCAGTTTGGAATGTACCACTAAAACATCCTCTAAATATAGCTTACGAAGCAGCTACTGTAGATTTAAAGGACGTTAATATGATAGACTCATTCCACCTTGAAAAATACGGTGAAATGGCAGTAAACTACAATAGAGATTTAGAGTTATTCCCAGTTCTTAAAAAGATAATAGAAAAAATAACTGGAAAAGAATCTATGTTCCAGTCTCCAACTGATATGGGCGTAAATAGAGTTGGATTTGGAATAGTAGATGATGATGTAGTTAAAGAAGCATCTATACAGGAAATAATAAGAAGATACTTCAACACAGCTTGTGACTACAAAAAAGGACAGGTTGATAAAGCTGCACTACAGAGAATGAAGTTTATAATGGAAGAACTAGACTTAAAACCTGAAGATAGAAAAGTTGTTAATCCAGCTAGAGAATACAGTAGTGTATTAAAAGAAAAATGCGAAGATAAAAACGATATGTGTCCAGTAATGGCTATAGAATTAGAAGATGGAACAATACTTACAGGACGTGGTTCTGATTTAATGAATGCATCTGCTGCATTAATATTAAATGCTATAAAATATTTAGGAAATATACCTGATGAAATGCATTTAATATCAAGAACAATACTTGATCCAATAGTAGAATTAAAATCTCAGATATTATCTAGTAAAAATAATTCTTTAAGTTGTCAGGAAGTATTAGAAGCATTAAGTATATGTGCGGTAACAAATCCTAGTGCAGCTTATGCTCTTGGAAAAATATCTGAATTAAAAGGATGTCAGGCTCATTCAACAGTAATGATGACTAAAGATGATGAACAGACACTTAAAAAGATAGGAATAGATGTAACTTGCGATCCAGAATTCGCATCACAGAATCTATACTATATATAA
- a CDS encoding MATE family efflux transporter has protein sequence MKKKFLSLTVPSALAMFVASFNTVLDGMFLGIGVGDDAIAGVNIVIPVIMIFIGISNMAAVGGGSLVSKNFGEGDSDKAVNIFRQVIKSLIVMSIAISVICVVFSEAIVVLLGAKGRLVPIAAEYLRYYSLFCISSVLMVVFGSFLRNDNAPRLAMFASMTATVINIILNYVFIFVLDQGVKSAAIATGIGNSIALMMMLPHFIFKHGQLSFGKTNIGISAFVEAMKIGFPSFLAEAAFSVIIFFHNISLSNTVGESGIAAYAIINYATSNIYNIVLGITMGVQPLISYNFGTENKENMLTFYNMTIKMCIFVSAAVTLVYAGCGRFIAGIFSSSPEVIDMAVIGLNLTNAAYIFLGINLTRTIYYQAIEKTIYSNIMGLLRSVVILPIVLFVFSAKFGVNGIWASQLVAECIVMLFIGFTVNISYKTDLAIKNKERYTGMKTV, from the coding sequence ATGAAGAAAAAATTTTTATCACTTACAGTTCCATCTGCGTTGGCGATGTTTGTAGCATCATTTAATACAGTTCTTGATGGTATGTTTTTAGGAATAGGTGTAGGAGATGATGCGATAGCTGGAGTAAATATAGTTATACCAGTTATAATGATTTTTATAGGAATATCTAATATGGCAGCTGTTGGGGGAGGATCGTTAGTTTCTAAGAATTTTGGAGAGGGAGATTCTGATAAGGCTGTAAACATATTTAGACAGGTTATAAAATCATTGATAGTCATGAGTATTGCAATTAGTGTAATATGTGTTGTATTTTCTGAGGCAATAGTAGTACTTCTAGGAGCAAAAGGAAGATTGGTTCCTATAGCGGCTGAGTATTTGAGATATTACTCTTTATTCTGTATTTCAAGTGTGCTTATGGTTGTTTTTGGAAGCTTTTTAAGAAATGACAATGCACCTAGGTTAGCTATGTTTGCAAGTATGACAGCTACAGTGATAAATATTATATTAAACTATGTATTTATATTTGTACTTGATCAAGGTGTGAAGAGTGCAGCTATTGCGACAGGTATAGGAAACAGTATTGCACTTATGATGATGCTACCACACTTTATATTTAAACATGGTCAACTTTCATTTGGAAAGACAAATATAGGTATATCAGCATTTGTAGAAGCTATGAAGATAGGATTCCCATCTTTCTTAGCAGAAGCTGCATTTTCTGTTATAATATTCTTCCACAATATTTCACTATCAAATACAGTTGGGGAAAGTGGAATAGCAGCATATGCAATAATAAACTATGCTACATCTAATATATACAATATAGTATTGGGAATAACTATGGGTGTTCAGCCTTTAATAAGCTATAACTTTGGAACAGAAAACAAGGAAAATATGCTTACATTCTACAATATGACTATAAAGATGTGCATATTTGTATCAGCTGCGGTTACATTAGTTTATGCAGGATGTGGTAGATTTATAGCTGGAATATTCTCTAGTTCACCTGAGGTAATAGATATGGCTGTTATAGGACTTAATTTAACTAATGCAGCGTATATATTCTTGGGAATTAACTTAACTAGGACAATTTATTATCAAGCTATAGAAAAAACAATATACTCAAATATAATGGGTCTTTTAAGATCAGTTGTGATTTTACCAATAGTTTTATTTGTATTTTCAGCTAAATTTGGGGTGAATGGAATATGGGCAAGTCAGTTGGTTGCAGAGTGTATAGTAATGTTATTTATTGGATTTACAGTAAATATATCATATAAAACTGATTTAGCTATAAAAAATAAAGAAAGATATACAGGTATGAAAACTGTATAA